The region ATGGGATTACACAAATTATTCACTATCTTATTGTAATCTTACAGCAGGCAAATACAAACTACTGCAGCAAAGATCAATCTGATCGGATTCCACCCATGAAGGTCCTTGGATCAGGACAGTTTCCACTGAATTGAGCTTGTGAAAAATCAAAACCTGGATTCTGCACGAGGCACAACATAATCGTGAGGAACCGTGGAAGCAGAAAGATTATCATCCCACTTAAAGTTAAACCTAAACATCGAAACATGTTTCATGGTTATTATTAGAGAATCTAACACAATCTTTTATCTGTTGCCCCAAACAGTTATGAAATTTGCCAGTTTCCCTTCTCTTTTTCCGTGGATATGTTTTAGACCGGCAGCATCTATTACAAGTTTTACAACACAacatcaaactttttttttcctagGGAGGGTTCAAAATCCAACAGAAAGGGTGAACAATTTCAGTTGTGGTCAAAACCAAAAGATCAATTGATAATAGTCTCAAGTAACCCAGTACGCAAATCAAAATCTAACTATGCATCAAATAATGAAATTATCCGCTACTAAGTTTAAGAATATCCAACAAAAGTCTAATGGGAACATAAGTTTAAGAATATCATTCAAAAGTCTAATAGGAACAGAATGGCAAGTTCGCTATTACTTCAACCCTGCTCACTAATCAAGGCAGGTTGACATTAGTTGGTGAGACCAAACGAACAACAAAATGGGAGAGTAGATCAACTTGTAATACAGCCTCAAGTGCAGGTACTCTTAAACTCTTAATAAGCAAAATTTTCATCTCAACATGACTTGCTTCTACCCACAGCACAAGTAATTAGTGTGGTAATGGAAAGTTCTATACCTTCTAATCATCAGATCCTCTTGTCAATGTTATACACAATTTAAGCAAAAAATAACATCTACCAAAAAAAGGAGTAggggaatttaatttttagCAGCTATTCCAGTTTTAAACTTTAAAGTAACCCTCAGTATCACAATAAAAGAACCACCCCCTTCCCCCATGTATCCATAGACATATAAAGGACAAGTCTGGGGATAAGAAACACTCAGGAAGATATTAATTATGTTTCATCTGCATGTAGAATACATAGCAGTGTTATAACCAGGACAACTTTAAACATTAGTCAGATCAAACCATTAGAATTGAAATTTCAGGATACACATCAGTAATTGCAGCTTAATGCTAGTAGTAAGGTAACAGATGAAACGGATTTTCTATATATGCAATACAGGAAAAAATGTAAACTTCAAGAACAAACAAAATTTAggccttttgagttttgatataTTGGCACAATCAAAATTTGAGGCTCACAGAACAATTAGAAAAAGCACTAGTAACAGGCGATTAAATTATCACAAAATTCAAGGAACTAAGGGAGAAGAATGGATTAGAATGGCAAGAAGAAAATACTCAAGCAAGATGCTGATAATCCAAAACACTAGTAATAGGTGATTAAATTATCGTAAAGTTAGGAGACTAGGGAGAAAGAACGGGTTGGAATGGCAGGAAGCAAATACTCAAGCAAAAGACTGAAATGCTAATAATCCATAACATAATCAGTCTGGGACACCAAATTATCAATCAACTGATGAACTTTCACATCAATTGGCAACAGTCAATACACTTTGTATTCCAATGATAGACAGCTGAACATATCAGGGTTAAAAATGCTTCGACTATGGATTTACGTGACTTCAAATGATAGATTGATGCTCTCTTTAAACATACAAAACAGAATGGGAAGGTAAAGATGAACTGGAGAACAATAAATAGGAAAGAGGATGACTATCAAGTATCaaactgaaaatgagaggaCTCTAATATAAGCAGATCAAACCATTACATCAAATGATCAAAGGAAGCGGAGAAGCATATGCTAGATATATCATTTCATAACATGCAAATTAATCAACTACTGAACTCCAGCCTATGAAAAGGGATTTCAGTGAAAGTAAAAAATCACCTCCTCCTGAAATCTCTGAAGCATGAGGCGCTTCTGTTCAATATCAGTAGTGTAAGCATCCAGCTGACCCTGACCTAATATGGGAGAAGCCCATGTCTGACCCTTGTCTCTCTTTTGCAGCGTGACGTGCATTATATCATCCTCTGCAATATCAAATTCCCAATATCAGCATCAACCAACCAACTTAACCGAACCAAGGCCGAATAAACGACACAAATTTATCTTCTTAGGAAAAACAAATCCTACCCAGTTGATTCCAATACCAAGTTAATGTcataaaaaggaaaatattttacatGGAACAATTTACACCCTCCAAAAAAGCAAAAACAAACGAAAATATAAACCTTTACCTAAGGTCCAAAATGAAGAATCTGTCTTCACCGGGCTAGTAAAATCATGCTGTGAAATTACCCACAAACAAATAAATACAATAAGTTAAAAGGGGCAAAAAGAGACAAATAAGAAACGAAAATGGATATAAAGAATTGGGAAATTAGGGTTTACGTTGAGATACGGAGGATTGCCTTTGATTCCAAGTTCGATGTGCTTGGACTGAATCTTACAGTAGAATTGCTTGGAATGAACATTGGGAGGAAGATTGATGTAAATATTGATTTCATCTAGGGTTTGATCCCACTCGAACACTTTTTGACCTAAATCAACAAAAAtgggttcgtttgatttggattGTGTTGAACAATAACAGAACGAAATTGAGAGATGGGGGAAATGGAAAAGGTACCGTTGTGGAGGAAGATGTGACGCTTTTCGGGGGCCAATTTCTccgccattttttttctttgtagtGTGTTGGTGaactcaccttcttcttcttcttcttccttttgttATCTGTTTCtggttcttcctcttccttcttcgtTTGCCGGTTTTCTTTGTTATTCCTTGGCAATGACACGCGTGATTATGGGCATTTGTATCCAACTGTTATAATTTATTTTGGAAATTACAGTTTtggggtattttttttttatttaccaaactagtataaatcgccactgtcagtggcgattctatttttttttttttacttttttaaagaatcgtcaatgctattggcgtttttgttttttttttttttcgttttttacataaatcgccaaccatgttggcgttttctcttctttttttaaaaaaaatttttttaacttaaaattGCCAACATAGTTGGCGTTTTCTTTTtgttccttttatttatttatttctcttaaAATCGCCAACCCAGTTGGCGTTTTATACCTTTTGTTTTTTCCTCCACTGTTTTTCAAATCGCCAATCatgttggttttttattttatatttttttaatatattaagaCCCTATAAATATGCACCTTCATAAGCATATTGTTACACAACAAATACATACAGATGTTTGGATTGAACACTTGAGCTCCTTCTGTTTACTAGAAGATTTCTTGAGTTGTTTCTTAAATTTCCAAGGTAAAATTGTGACTTTTGTTTATACATAGTTGTCTTAGCTTTACTCTAATtctcatttatatttataaaaatattcataTGGTCTTTTAAAATTTGCAGATGTCAAATAATTTCATTGGTGGTTCAGGTGTTTCTGATAATACTTTAATTAGGGATAATGTGTCTGATTTCAGTGAAGAAGAGGATAATATAAATGAGGAATGTGAAGGAGAACCTTCAAATGATGTCATGTTATCACCTTTCTACACTAATATTAACAGTGAAGCATTTGAAGATACAAATTTTCCAGATGGTTACACACAAGAAAGGGCAAATGGTAGCCAAAATGTTAGTAGTGAACTTGTGGTAGGCATGTCTTTTGAGTCAAAATTGTGTGTGAGtatcaattaattaaatatcattctaaatttctaattactatttttaaaaaaaattaaaaaaacaacaagaagaaaaagCCAACTGGGTTGgcgattttaagaaaaataaataaataaaaggaacaAAAAGAAAACGCCAACTATGTTGgcagttttaaaagaaaacgcCAACTATGTTGGCAATTTTAAgtaaaaaaatttttttttaaaaaaagaagagaaaacgccaacatggttggcgatttatgtaaaaaacgaaaaaaaaaaacaaaaacgccaatagcattggcgattctttaaaaaagtaaaaaaaaaaaaaatagaatcgccactgacagtggcgatttagactagtttggtaaataaaaaaaaaagtaccccAAACCTGTAATTTCCAAAATAAATTATACCAGTAGGGTACAAAAGCCGTGATTATGCTCTGGTTTGGGTTTGGTTATTCTATGCTTATTCTAGAAACATCTACTCTATATAGCATCTACTACATTTCACCACATCATCACCACTTCGAACTCTATGTGTGTGTGATTGATGCATATGATtgagatattttattttttattcgcAGATAACATCCCGCAAGACGATTTTGGTCGAGCCAGAGTCATGTTCATCATGGTGATGTTAACTCTCTTAAGCGGAGTTTTTTCCTATCATAGGACTTGAACTCGAGACATGATGGAAAAAGATATTCTGACGCTCAAGTCAGTGAAGAGAGTTAGAAGTCTAGGAGAGAATCTCGGGGTCTAGAAAGAACTTGGAGATTGTAAGAATAAAgaataatgttacttacacacctctcttttgaggtggaagaggtcATTACTGTAAGAATAAATAGTGTGTTAAAGTAAACGAACGATCACACTTGTATTTATACACTTACGATTATTTGTCATTATCTCTGTAAGTTCATGAGAGGCCTTTGAGAAGAACCTCTCGATCGCAAAGTTGACATTAGGCCTCCTGCTCATATGTTTTGCTCCAGGTCGTCGTGCAATCATTCGGCGGATGTGGTGTTCTTTCGCTCATTCTTATAACGTACATTTTCTTGCCCGACAAGTATTTTAGGTCGACTAAGATGCTATTGGGCTTTTTGGTATTTTGGTATTTTGGTTCAACCGGAATAAAAATGCTGAACGCATGCCACACCCTGgtaatctatatctatataatatactaaaggaaggtttttttctagaaggtttTGCCACGTGTCACCCTCATATCATCCCaataaatatatacaaattttatttttcaatattaaatctgcatgtttttcaatattaaatctacataaacaaaataaagattttgttaaaaacaaataATCTGCATGTTTTTGAGAATGTATTAGGATCATTTATAGTATTAggtttgtaaaacaacaaaaacaatgaaataaatgtcaaaagctaaaaaacaaaataattaagaaagatttttttttttctgatcacATCTTGAAAGCATATTTTACCATCCAAATTCTACTATATGTCTATTTATATTTCATTATCATCATATTTTTTGCCCACACAATATATTGGTTggtcaataaaataaaattgttatttcCATCATGATAGTACCATGTTTGTTAAGTGTTGACTATTTTGTTAGTCGTAGTAAAAGAAATActataatgatatataaaattcAAATGggttaaaagaaaatgaaataagaaatgaaaaagtTACTCTTCAAAGTAGAAAATGAATCAGAGGTTAAACGATATACACAAGACACACATTGcagaaatttattaaaataagattatgaatttatttaattaaagagTGTATAAACTATGATTTACTTACTATATaggaaagaaaacaaattaCTCCCTGAAGTTTGAGTCAGGCGCGGCTTAGCCCTC is a window of Lotus japonicus ecotype B-129 chromosome 5, LjGifu_v1.2 DNA encoding:
- the LOC130720551 gene encoding uncharacterized protein LOC130720551, whose translation is MAEKLAPEKRHIFLHNGQKVFEWDQTLDEINIYINLPPNVHSKQFYCKIQSKHIELGIKGNPPYLNHDFTSPVKTDSSFWTLEDDIMHVTLQKRDKGQTWASPILGQGQLDAYTTDIEQKRLMLQRFQEENPGFDFSQAQFSGNCPDPRTFMGGIRSD